The genomic segment AGCAGGCCCAACAGGGAGTTTCGAATCCGAACGCGACCCTGGTGTTCTCCGAACAGACCACGAACGGGTCGGTGGTGCGACTCAACACGGCCACCCTCTCGCAGGGTGGGTTCGTCGCGATCCACGACACGAGCCTCACTGCGAACAACAGCACCGTCGGTAGCGTCATCGCGGTCTCACAGCGACTCAGCCCCGGACCGCACCAGGACGTCGTCGTCCCGCTCTACGCGGTCGACGGACGGAACTTCAACGAGTCGCGACTCGCCGCAAACGGCACGCTGGTCGCGATGGCACATTTCGATTCGAACGACAACGGCGAGTTCGATTTCGTCGCCACCAACGGGAGCACCGACGGCCCCTACGTCGAGGGAGTGCGGGCCGTGACCGACAACGCCTCGATCTCGGTCCGTCCGGCGGCGGACGACACGACGGATGGTGGAATCCTCGGTGGGGTGGGTCCCATCGCCGTCACTCTGGCGTTGGTCGTCGTCCTCGCACTCCTCGGCGGTGCGGCCGTCGTAGCGCGCCGGCGTCAGTGAGATCGACTCCCGGTGGAGGACGAGAACGGGTTACTGCTCTGCGGCCCGCTCGCGCCACGTGACGACCCATCCACGCACCGCCGCAAGGCCGGGACGGCCGTCACGAACCCAGACCACGAATGCGACCGCGACGAGTGCGATCTGGAGGGCGAAAAACGGCGTGAACTCCACGCCCAGAACGCGCGCCACAAACCCGGCGCTGGTGTCGTACGGTGGCAGATCGAGCAGCGGCCAGCCGAGATACGCGAGATACTGGTAGTCGCCGGAGACGAAGGAGAGAACGCCGTCGGCGAACGGGTGCGAGAGGTAGCCCACCGCGAACGCGATACCGACCGTGGAGTGGTCGTGTCGGCGGGCGTACCACACCACGAGGCCACAGATCACGACGGCGGTGAGCAGCGAGTGTGT from the Halococcus salifodinae DSM 8989 genome contains:
- a CDS encoding DUF7282 domain-containing protein; this encodes MRSTKVAAVLVVALCVAGTAAALPTESVRSQQPQQAQQGVSNPNATLVFSEQTTNGSVVRLNTATLSQGGFVAIHDTSLTANNSTVGSVIAVSQRLSPGPHQDVVVPLYAVDGRNFNESRLAANGTLVAMAHFDSNDNGEFDFVATNGSTDGPYVEGVRAVTDNASISVRPAADDTTDGGILGGVGPIAVTLALVVVLALLGGAAVVARRRQ
- a CDS encoding metal-dependent hydrolase, translated to MWPWGHLAVGYLLYSGLSRWQFDRVPGSVATLAVAFGTQFPDLVDKPLAWTFGVLASGRSLTHSLLTAVVICGLVVWYARRHDHSTVGIAFAVGYLSHPFADGVLSFVSGDYQYLAYLGWPLLDLPPYDTSAGFVARVLGVEFTPFFALQIALVAVAFVVWVRDGRPGLAAVRGWVVTWRERAAEQ